From a region of the Betta splendens chromosome 5, fBetSpl5.4, whole genome shotgun sequence genome:
- the LOC114854999 gene encoding LIM domain and actin-binding protein 1-like isoform X2: MRSGNLRALKKRWEQPENPDHGKAPSVQVARQSSFRSRPAVLTKAPSISDSAPPSSGPLQPAAQTGPPASSCVQQPSAEEMRGMDRAEPTHATRPEKAEDRPPPSPGAAYEKPKVPLNNLKMKFEKGEDTTGKPGRTALSSTSSEDMNQHSGQPVSDRVLESLSVRDKLAKYQAAVSKQGKPRPTETSAPKTSAPVTQKHVAASECNGESSETSKVPRKFCPPVMETCGACLKTVYPLERMVAQQRVFHRTCFRCSHCNTNLSLGNYASLHGNIYCRPHFNQMFKAKGNYDEGFGHRPHKELWEPRVDAEEGEEAVKRQEQRQPVAATHPPETTADKQTISTVETSSQAKVTDLTAMLETRVQTRATRQESTERPAETHRMRIAWPPPGGESHSGAAEPSPVTEGVTSGRAWRAKWPPEDEAPSSFRSSERAELKSLRRSTSLKERSRPFTIAANPSAAKELGPREPRRPLRSLLNWRASLEEKSTAEASAKEDKPVLQQVKHQEEEKEKIQPQIQGREATGESVSQTQLKQQEQKEETEREHVSAAAEGKMEVEDVCVRNQSPDIAPPPSPPLLPKGNPSSQDVGSCEEDKEGSDAEELSAEDIIKRNRYYGETEDSDS, from the exons ATGCGTTCAGGTAATCTGAGGGCTCTGAAGAAGCGCTGGGAGCAACCGGAGAACCCTGACCACGGCAAAGCGCCTTCCGTCCAAGTTGCGAGGCAGTCCAGCTTTCGCTCCAGGCCCGCCGTCTTGACCAAAGCTCCCTCTATCAGCGACAGCGCTCCTCCTTCAAGCGGCCCCCTGCAGCCGGCTGCGCAGACAGGGCCCCCTGCAAGCAGCTGTGTCCAGCAGCCGTCTGCTGAAGAGATGAGAGGGATGGACAGGGCCGAGCCCACGCACGCGACGAGACCTGAAAAGGCCGAAGACCGACCTCCACCCAGCCCCGGTGCCGCCTATGAAAAACCCAAAGTGCCCCTGAACAACCTGAAGATGAAATTTGAGAAGGGCGAGGACACAACTGGCAAG CCTGGCAGGACAGCGCTGAGCAGCACTTCATCAGAAGACATGAACCAGCACAGTG GTCAGCCGGTGTCTGACCGAGTGCTGGAGTCATTATCTGTGAGGGACAAGTTGGCCAAGTACCAGGCTGCAGTTTCAAAACAAGGCAAACCTCGACCT ACAGAGACTTCAGCTCCAAAAACATCTGCACCTGTGACTCAGAAACACGTAGCTGCATCCGAGTGCAACG GTGAGAGCAGTGAGACGTCCAAAGTACCCAGG aaGTTCTGCCCGCCGGTGATGGAGACATGCGGGGCCTGTCTGAAGACCGTGTACCCCCTGGAGAGAATGGTGGCGCAACAGCGCGTCTTTCACAGAACCTGCTTCCGCTGCTCTCACTGCAACACAAATCTCAG CCTCGGGAACTATGCCTCTCTACATGGCAACATCTACTGCAGGCCCCATTTCAACCAAATGTTCAAAGCGAAAGGCAACTATGATGAGGGCTTTGGCCATCGGCCTCACAAGGAGCTGTGGGAGCCTCGAGTCGAtgctgaagaaggagaagaagctgtaAAGAGACAAGAGCAACGGCAGCCTGTGGCAGCGACGCATCCACCTGAGAccactgcagacaaacagacgaTCTCAACCGTGGAAACATCCTCGCAGGCAAAAGTGACCGACCTCACTGCCATGTTGGAGACACGTGTGCAGACACGGGCCACGAGACAGGAGTCTACGGAGCGACCCGCAGAGACGCACAGGATGAGGATCGCCTGGCCCCCTCCGGGCGGAGAGAGCCACTCTGGGGCAGCGGAGCCAAGTCCAGTGACCGAGGGAGTCACCTCAGGCCGAGCCTGGAGAGCCAAGTGGCCCCCAGAGGATGAGGCACCGTCGTCCTTCCGTAGCTCAGAGCGGGCGGAGCTCAAGAGCCTGAGGAGGAGCACATCCCTCAAAGAACGCAGCCGGCCTTTTACCATTGCAGCAAACCCCAGCGCCGCCAAAGAGCTGGGTCCCAGGGAGCCCCGTCGGCCTCTCAGGTCTCTACTGAACTGGAGGGCATCATTGGAGGAAAAGAGCACAGCTGAAGCGTCGGCCAAAGAAGACAAACCCGTGCTCCAGCAGGTAaaacatcaggaggaggagaaagagaagataCAGCCTCAAATACAAGGTCGAGAAGCAACAGGCGAGTCTGTCTCCCAGACTCAGCTCAAGCAGCaggaacaaaaagaagaaacagagagagaacacgtctcagcagcagcagaaggcaaGATGGAGGTGGAAGACGTCTGTGTGAGAAACCAGTCCCCGGATATCGCAccgcccccctctcctcctttgcTGCCAAAGGGGAACCCTTCCTCGCAGGACGTGGGCTCTTGTGAGGAGGACAAAGAAGGAAGTGATGCTGAGGAGCTGAGCGCAGAAGACATAATCAAGAGGAACCGTTACTATGGGGAGACGGAGGACTCTGACTCATAG
- the LOC114854999 gene encoding LIM domain and actin-binding protein 1-like isoform X1 — protein MESGPFNRRSWATHSLRITAKELSLVSGRGKNNAIAERFSKYQKAAEESSAEKKKGSTESATSSMRSGNLRALKKRWEQPENPDHGKAPSVQVARQSSFRSRPAVLTKAPSISDSAPPSSGPLQPAAQTGPPASSCVQQPSAEEMRGMDRAEPTHATRPEKAEDRPPPSPGAAYEKPKVPLNNLKMKFEKGEDTTGKPGRTALSSTSSEDMNQHSGQPVSDRVLESLSVRDKLAKYQAAVSKQGKPRPTETSAPKTSAPVTQKHVAASECNGESSETSKVPRKFCPPVMETCGACLKTVYPLERMVAQQRVFHRTCFRCSHCNTNLSLGNYASLHGNIYCRPHFNQMFKAKGNYDEGFGHRPHKELWEPRVDAEEGEEAVKRQEQRQPVAATHPPETTADKQTISTVETSSQAKVTDLTAMLETRVQTRATRQESTERPAETHRMRIAWPPPGGESHSGAAEPSPVTEGVTSGRAWRAKWPPEDEAPSSFRSSERAELKSLRRSTSLKERSRPFTIAANPSAAKELGPREPRRPLRSLLNWRASLEEKSTAEASAKEDKPVLQQVKHQEEEKEKIQPQIQGREATGESVSQTQLKQQEQKEETEREHVSAAAEGKMEVEDVCVRNQSPDIAPPPSPPLLPKGNPSSQDVGSCEEDKEGSDAEELSAEDIIKRNRYYGETEDSDS, from the exons ATGGAAAGCGGTCCATTCAACCGAAGGTCCTGGGCGACACACTCCTTGCGTATAACCGCAAAGGAGCTGTCGTTGGTCAGTGGGCGAGGGAAGAACAACGCCATAGCCGAACGCTTCTCAAA GTACCAGAAAGCTGCGGAAGAGTCAagtgcagagaagaagaaggga TCGACCGAGAGCGCGACGTCCTCCATGCGTTCAGGTAATCTGAGGGCTCTGAAGAAGCGCTGGGAGCAACCGGAGAACCCTGACCACGGCAAAGCGCCTTCCGTCCAAGTTGCGAGGCAGTCCAGCTTTCGCTCCAGGCCCGCCGTCTTGACCAAAGCTCCCTCTATCAGCGACAGCGCTCCTCCTTCAAGCGGCCCCCTGCAGCCGGCTGCGCAGACAGGGCCCCCTGCAAGCAGCTGTGTCCAGCAGCCGTCTGCTGAAGAGATGAGAGGGATGGACAGGGCCGAGCCCACGCACGCGACGAGACCTGAAAAGGCCGAAGACCGACCTCCACCCAGCCCCGGTGCCGCCTATGAAAAACCCAAAGTGCCCCTGAACAACCTGAAGATGAAATTTGAGAAGGGCGAGGACACAACTGGCAAG CCTGGCAGGACAGCGCTGAGCAGCACTTCATCAGAAGACATGAACCAGCACAGTG GTCAGCCGGTGTCTGACCGAGTGCTGGAGTCATTATCTGTGAGGGACAAGTTGGCCAAGTACCAGGCTGCAGTTTCAAAACAAGGCAAACCTCGACCT ACAGAGACTTCAGCTCCAAAAACATCTGCACCTGTGACTCAGAAACACGTAGCTGCATCCGAGTGCAACG GTGAGAGCAGTGAGACGTCCAAAGTACCCAGG aaGTTCTGCCCGCCGGTGATGGAGACATGCGGGGCCTGTCTGAAGACCGTGTACCCCCTGGAGAGAATGGTGGCGCAACAGCGCGTCTTTCACAGAACCTGCTTCCGCTGCTCTCACTGCAACACAAATCTCAG CCTCGGGAACTATGCCTCTCTACATGGCAACATCTACTGCAGGCCCCATTTCAACCAAATGTTCAAAGCGAAAGGCAACTATGATGAGGGCTTTGGCCATCGGCCTCACAAGGAGCTGTGGGAGCCTCGAGTCGAtgctgaagaaggagaagaagctgtaAAGAGACAAGAGCAACGGCAGCCTGTGGCAGCGACGCATCCACCTGAGAccactgcagacaaacagacgaTCTCAACCGTGGAAACATCCTCGCAGGCAAAAGTGACCGACCTCACTGCCATGTTGGAGACACGTGTGCAGACACGGGCCACGAGACAGGAGTCTACGGAGCGACCCGCAGAGACGCACAGGATGAGGATCGCCTGGCCCCCTCCGGGCGGAGAGAGCCACTCTGGGGCAGCGGAGCCAAGTCCAGTGACCGAGGGAGTCACCTCAGGCCGAGCCTGGAGAGCCAAGTGGCCCCCAGAGGATGAGGCACCGTCGTCCTTCCGTAGCTCAGAGCGGGCGGAGCTCAAGAGCCTGAGGAGGAGCACATCCCTCAAAGAACGCAGCCGGCCTTTTACCATTGCAGCAAACCCCAGCGCCGCCAAAGAGCTGGGTCCCAGGGAGCCCCGTCGGCCTCTCAGGTCTCTACTGAACTGGAGGGCATCATTGGAGGAAAAGAGCACAGCTGAAGCGTCGGCCAAAGAAGACAAACCCGTGCTCCAGCAGGTAaaacatcaggaggaggagaaagagaagataCAGCCTCAAATACAAGGTCGAGAAGCAACAGGCGAGTCTGTCTCCCAGACTCAGCTCAAGCAGCaggaacaaaaagaagaaacagagagagaacacgtctcagcagcagcagaaggcaaGATGGAGGTGGAAGACGTCTGTGTGAGAAACCAGTCCCCGGATATCGCAccgcccccctctcctcctttgcTGCCAAAGGGGAACCCTTCCTCGCAGGACGTGGGCTCTTGTGAGGAGGACAAAGAAGGAAGTGATGCTGAGGAGCTGAGCGCAGAAGACATAATCAAGAGGAACCGTTACTATGGGGAGACGGAGGACTCTGACTCATAG